A genome region from Streptomyces antimycoticus includes the following:
- a CDS encoding IclR family transcriptional regulator, producing MGRLVPAVTRALDILELFLDGDGTLSAPEITRRLGLPRTTVHELVTTLAARSYLVQVPDQPGRYRLGVRPYQLGSRYAEQLDLAAEGRQVARSVAETCDETVHVAILEGMDVIYIAKVDSTHAVRMVSAAGRRLPAHCTSVGKMLLASLPDDALDARLSNEQPLPAMTDNSITSPVELRRHLLTVRERGIAVEQRESNPDVSCVAAPVRDSTGKVVAALSISVPTIRWSEERQAELEELAAKGAGELSARLGHRRRDI from the coding sequence ATGGGACGCCTGGTACCCGCGGTGACACGGGCTCTGGACATACTCGAGCTCTTCCTGGACGGAGACGGCACTCTCTCCGCACCCGAGATCACCCGCCGGCTCGGCCTGCCCCGTACGACCGTCCATGAGCTGGTGACCACTCTGGCCGCCCGTTCCTATCTGGTCCAGGTACCCGACCAGCCCGGCCGCTATCGGCTCGGGGTACGGCCGTATCAGCTCGGCAGTCGCTATGCCGAGCAGCTCGACCTGGCCGCCGAGGGCCGGCAGGTGGCCCGGAGCGTCGCGGAGACCTGCGACGAGACCGTGCATGTCGCGATTCTCGAGGGCATGGACGTCATCTATATCGCCAAGGTCGACTCCACCCACGCCGTCCGCATGGTCTCCGCCGCCGGCCGCCGGTTGCCTGCCCACTGCACCTCGGTCGGCAAGATGCTGCTCGCCTCCCTGCCGGACGACGCCCTGGACGCGCGGCTGTCCAACGAGCAGCCGCTGCCCGCGATGACGGACAACAGCATCACCTCCCCCGTCGAACTGCGCCGCCATCTCCTCACCGTGCGCGAACGCGGCATCGCGGTCGAGCAGCGGGAGTCCAACCCGGATGTGAGCTGCGTGGCGGCGCCCGTGCGGGACTCCACGGGCAAGGTGGTCGCGGCGCTGTCGATCTCGGTGCCGACGATCCGCTGGAGCGAGGAGCGCCAGGCCGAGCTGGAGGAGCTGGCGGCCAAGGGCGCGGGAGAGCTGTCGGCGCGGCTGGGACATCGGAGGCGGGACATATGA
- a CDS encoding OsmC family peroxiredoxin: MATTRTAHTVWQGNLAQGQGTVTFDSSGIGEQQVSWPSRAEQANGKTSPEELIAAAHSSCFSMALSHGLTQAGNPPTQLTTQADVTFQPGTGITGIHLTVEGTVEGLDEAAFTAAAEDAKKNCPVSQALAGTEITLSAKLA; encoded by the coding sequence ATGGCTACGACGCGTACCGCGCACACCGTCTGGCAGGGCAATCTGGCCCAGGGACAGGGGACCGTCACCTTCGACTCCTCCGGCATCGGCGAGCAGCAGGTCTCCTGGCCGTCCCGCGCCGAGCAGGCCAACGGCAAGACCAGCCCCGAGGAGCTGATCGCGGCGGCCCACTCCAGCTGCTTCTCGATGGCGCTCTCGCACGGCCTCACCCAGGCGGGCAACCCGCCCACCCAGCTGACCACCCAGGCCGACGTCACCTTCCAGCCCGGCACCGGGATCACCGGCATCCACCTCACCGTCGAGGGCACGGTGGAGGGCCTGGACGAGGCCGCGTTCACCGCGGCGGCCGAGGACGCCAAGAAGAACTGCCCGGTGAGCCAGGCGCTCGCCGGTACGGAGATCACGCTGTCGGCGAAGCTGGCCTGA
- a CDS encoding histidine phosphatase family protein, whose amino-acid sequence MAELVLIRHGETEWSRSRKHTSWTDVPLTPRGEEQARALRPPLAARKIGLTLVSPMARATRTARLAGLEDLTVEPELHEWDYGGYEGITTTEIHRTRPDWDLWTDGVPPGGPDHPGESPERIGARVDRVLDRIAAELAAEDGADVVLVAHAHVLRVLTARRLGLPPSAGALFRLDTATVSRLGTEHGRPVVVAWNVGSESISGQGATGSGGTPAG is encoded by the coding sequence GTGGCTGAGTTGGTGCTGATCCGGCACGGCGAAACCGAGTGGAGCCGGTCGCGCAAGCACACCAGCTGGACCGATGTGCCCCTGACCCCGCGCGGTGAGGAGCAGGCCCGCGCCCTGCGCCCGCCGCTCGCCGCGCGGAAGATCGGGCTCACCCTGGTCAGCCCGATGGCGCGGGCCACGCGCACCGCTCGGCTCGCCGGGCTGGAAGACCTCACTGTCGAGCCCGAGCTGCACGAATGGGACTACGGCGGCTACGAGGGCATCACCACCACCGAGATCCACCGCACCCGCCCCGACTGGGACCTGTGGACCGACGGCGTCCCGCCGGGCGGTCCCGACCACCCCGGGGAGTCGCCCGAGCGGATCGGGGCCCGTGTGGACCGGGTGCTCGACCGGATCGCCGCCGAGCTGGCGGCGGAGGACGGCGCCGATGTGGTGCTGGTGGCGCACGCCCACGTACTGCGGGTGCTCACCGCCCGTCGGCTGGGCCTGCCCCCGTCCGCCGGCGCGCTCTTCCGGCTGGACACCGCGACCGTGAGTCGACTCGGAACTGAGCATGGTCGCCCGGTCGTGGTCGCCTGGAACGTAGGCTCGGAGTCGATCTCCGGGCAGGGGGCGACCGGAAGCGGTGGCACCCCCGCCGGGTGA
- the trxA gene encoding thioredoxin has protein sequence MSTSTVELTKDNFDEIVSGSEFVLIDFWASWCGPCRMFAPIYEKAAERHQDLLFAKVDTEAQPELAAAFDIQSIPTLMIVRENIAVFAQPGALPEPALEDVIGQARDLDMDSVRASIAAASNEKRAIDEEKEQAAAGDEKASGNRG, from the coding sequence ATGAGCACTAGCACCGTCGAGCTCACCAAGGACAACTTCGACGAGATCGTGTCCGGTAGCGAATTCGTCCTGATCGATTTCTGGGCCTCCTGGTGCGGGCCGTGCCGGATGTTCGCGCCCATCTACGAGAAGGCCGCCGAGCGCCATCAGGATCTGCTGTTCGCCAAGGTCGACACCGAGGCGCAGCCCGAACTGGCCGCCGCCTTCGACATCCAGTCCATCCCCACGCTGATGATCGTGCGGGAGAACATCGCGGTCTTCGCCCAGCCCGGCGCCCTCCCCGAGCCGGCCCTGGAGGACGTCATCGGCCAGGCCCGCGACCTCGACATGGACAGCGTGCGGGCGTCCATCGCCGCCGCGTCGAACGAGAAGCGGGCCATCGACGAGGAGAAGGAGCAGGCCGCCGCCGGCGACGAGAAGGCATCCGGCAACCGTGGCTGA
- a CDS encoding FG-GAP and VCBS repeat-containing protein: MRSSVPVAAVTVSVLLLAGCSEGRHGGPKPIEGATKGTAGASLGDFNGDGYDDFATAIRPTSASRGPLPARLAVVYGSAHGLDPRHRLVVDGAEDDYVGPLLRTDLDGDGFTDLVTARFRHASSPRGERTGETVMMRGGPRGLAAPRPLRGGAAGFLALAVGDFDGDGAADLLASAADGRGAVRVLYGPFGTKAGPARTTPLPTGRARRAAPATAPATATAGDFDGDRRTDVVLTYRYDLAQPERSDQPDQPEPDDTAPLDTPVAHYRGGPNGLVRDKRPEARLAHALGTEDGPREPAAGDADHDGIDDLLAPGQGTLGPGRHSGAGRLTVVHGARSGLGRGRSDLTVDPSGPGLPGDARRGDGFGGSPSVGDITGDGRPDLVVATPEKNYGNGRLTLLPGARRGHGGEYDPAASAHEGNGGEQTLDLDTPGVPGRHTPYGFDAFAPQPPLLDVDGDGHAEVIAAAPGYGHGRTGGFWVFRGTDRGLSPRDVGRFTPADLGIRFRTA, encoded by the coding sequence GTGCGTTCGTCCGTTCCCGTCGCCGCCGTGACCGTGTCCGTGCTGCTGCTCGCCGGGTGCAGCGAGGGCCGCCACGGGGGCCCGAAGCCGATCGAGGGGGCCACGAAGGGGACGGCCGGTGCCTCGCTCGGGGACTTCAACGGCGACGGTTACGACGACTTCGCCACCGCCATCCGCCCCACCAGCGCCTCCCGGGGGCCGCTGCCCGCCCGGCTGGCGGTGGTCTACGGCTCGGCGCACGGCCTCGACCCGCGGCACCGCCTCGTCGTCGACGGCGCCGAGGACGACTACGTCGGGCCCCTGCTGCGCACCGATCTCGACGGCGACGGCTTCACCGACCTGGTGACGGCGCGCTTCCGGCACGCGAGTTCGCCGCGGGGCGAGCGGACGGGGGAGACGGTGATGATGCGCGGCGGCCCCCGCGGGCTGGCCGCGCCGCGCCCGCTCCGGGGTGGTGCGGCCGGATTTCTGGCGCTGGCCGTGGGGGACTTCGACGGGGACGGCGCGGCCGACCTGCTGGCCTCGGCGGCCGACGGCCGGGGTGCGGTCCGGGTGTTGTACGGGCCGTTCGGCACCAAGGCGGGCCCCGCCCGTACCACCCCACTCCCCACCGGCCGGGCCCGCCGCGCGGCGCCCGCCACGGCGCCTGCCACCGCCACCGCCGGGGACTTCGACGGCGACCGTCGCACCGATGTGGTGCTGACCTACCGCTACGACCTCGCGCAGCCGGAACGGTCCGACCAGCCCGACCAGCCGGAACCCGACGACACCGCCCCCCTCGACACCCCCGTCGCCCACTACCGCGGCGGCCCCAACGGCCTGGTGCGGGACAAGCGGCCCGAGGCGCGCCTGGCCCACGCCCTGGGCACGGAGGACGGCCCGCGCGAGCCCGCGGCCGGGGACGCCGACCACGACGGGATCGACGATCTGCTCGCGCCCGGCCAGGGGACCCTCGGCCCCGGGCGGCACTCCGGCGCCGGGCGGCTGACCGTCGTCCACGGCGCCAGGTCCGGCCTGGGCCGGGGGCGTTCGGATCTCACGGTCGATCCGTCGGGGCCGGGTCTGCCCGGCGACGCACGGCGCGGCGATGGCTTCGGCGGCTCCCCGTCCGTCGGCGACATCACCGGCGACGGCCGCCCCGACCTGGTGGTGGCCACCCCGGAGAAGAACTACGGCAACGGCCGGCTCACCCTGCTGCCCGGGGCACGGCGCGGGCACGGCGGCGAGTACGACCCGGCCGCGAGCGCGCACGAGGGGAACGGCGGAGAGCAGACCCTGGACCTGGACACCCCGGGGGTGCCCGGCCGGCACACTCCCTACGGCTTCGACGCCTTCGCCCCCCAGCCCCCGCTGCTCGACGTCGACGGGGACGGACACGCCGAGGTGATCGCCGCCGCGCCCGGCTACGGCCACGGCAGGACGGGTGGCTTCTGGGTCTTCCGCGGGACCGACCGCGGGCTGTCCCCCAGGGACGTAGGCCGTTTCACCCCCGCCGACCTGGGCATACGCTTCCGGACGGCCTGA
- a CDS encoding CatB-related O-acetyltransferase yields the protein MPAIPADPTVLHPMPEQPRVVLLKPLITSPLIEVGEFSYYDDPDDPTAFESRNVLYHYGPERLVIGKFCALGEGVRFIMNGANHRMDGPSTFPFPIMGGSWADHFDLITGLPGRGDTVVGHDVWFGYRTMVMPGVRIGHGAVIASGSVVVDDVPDYGIVGGNPAGLIRRRYDDADIARLLALAWWDWPIEHLTAHIRTIMSGSVDELEAAAPR from the coding sequence ATGCCGGCCATACCCGCCGACCCGACCGTGCTGCACCCGATGCCCGAGCAGCCGCGGGTGGTGCTGCTGAAGCCGCTGATCACCTCGCCGCTGATCGAGGTCGGGGAGTTCTCGTACTACGACGACCCGGATGACCCCACCGCGTTCGAGTCCCGCAATGTGCTGTACCACTACGGGCCCGAGCGGCTGGTCATCGGGAAGTTCTGCGCGCTGGGCGAAGGGGTGCGGTTCATCATGAACGGCGCCAACCACCGCATGGACGGCCCCTCCACCTTCCCCTTCCCCATCATGGGCGGCTCGTGGGCCGACCACTTCGACCTGATCACCGGCCTGCCGGGCCGGGGCGACACCGTGGTGGGCCATGACGTCTGGTTCGGATACCGGACGATGGTGATGCCCGGGGTCCGCATCGGCCACGGTGCGGTCATCGCCTCCGGTTCCGTGGTGGTGGACGACGTCCCCGACTACGGCATCGTCGGCGGCAACCCGGCGGGGCTCATCCGCCGCCGCTACGACGACGCGGACATCGCCCGGCTGCTGGCCCTGGCCTGGTGGGACTGGCCGATCGAGCACCTCACCGCCCATATCCGCACGATCATGTCCGGAAGCGTGGACGAGCTGGAGGCGGCGGCCCCGCGCTGA
- a CDS encoding GNAT family N-acetyltransferase, producing the protein MGTDVQSFAVANLRRRPVLVETGGFVAGFDPGTTSPYINYATPLPGTRPTARDVEELIEAFRVRDLKPRLEFAPDAAPEVEPALREAGFTVEAVHAYLVCTPDRLTLPQDTEAGPAEVPPAGPVTVPSTDEDYRAIDAALSEAFAGEFASSLEGAARLRRIQEDGGAVRFVRAPDGGCAGGATCSAPAVGTAELAGVGTRPAFRGQGIAAAVTAALTETMFARGAQSVWLEYSGEGSRRVYERVGYQPRGTRLYMSLEH; encoded by the coding sequence ATGGGCACCGACGTCCAGAGCTTTGCCGTAGCCAACCTCCGCCGCCGCCCCGTGCTGGTCGAAACCGGGGGCTTTGTGGCGGGCTTCGATCCCGGCACCACCAGCCCGTACATCAACTACGCGACCCCGCTCCCCGGCACCCGGCCCACCGCCCGGGACGTCGAGGAGCTGATCGAGGCGTTCCGGGTACGCGATCTCAAGCCCCGGCTCGAGTTCGCGCCGGACGCCGCGCCCGAGGTGGAGCCCGCGCTGCGGGAGGCGGGATTCACCGTGGAGGCGGTGCACGCGTATCTGGTGTGCACCCCGGACAGGCTCACCCTTCCTCAGGACACGGAGGCCGGCCCGGCCGAGGTCCCGCCGGCGGGCCCGGTAACCGTCCCGTCCACGGACGAGGACTACCGGGCGATCGACGCCGCGCTGTCCGAGGCGTTCGCCGGTGAGTTCGCCTCCTCCCTGGAGGGGGCGGCCCGGCTGCGCCGCATCCAGGAGGACGGGGGAGCGGTCCGGTTCGTCCGGGCACCCGACGGGGGCTGCGCCGGCGGGGCCACCTGCTCGGCGCCCGCCGTGGGCACCGCGGAACTGGCGGGCGTGGGCACCCGGCCCGCCTTCCGCGGCCAGGGCATCGCCGCCGCGGTCACCGCCGCGCTGACCGAGACGATGTTCGCCCGAGGAGCCCAGTCGGTATGGCTGGAGTACTCGGGTGAGGGCTCCCGCCGCGTCTACGAACGCGTCGGCTACCAGCCACGGGGCACCCGGCTGTACATGAGTCTCGAGCACTGA
- a CDS encoding polysaccharide lyase family 7 protein, whose protein sequence is MRIRTLLASLATVTAVIGGLALAMPAGATTAAAPFADPSKAPGGNFDLSVWQLQEPVGSPGKPTTIPSSRLQGSNGFQDDYFYTDKRDGAMTFWAPEKGVTTPNSNYARSELREMNRNGGAADWSLSGSHKLQATLRVVSVTKNVCVGQIHLGSGGSSTKPLVELYYRANGDIVLGTENSPEGGQTLHNVGHVSVGKTWNYTIGVSGGDTIDLTVNGSTTHYDIPSSFFQYKQYFKAGSYNQSSSDSTTNGARVGFYGLTVSHS, encoded by the coding sequence ATGCGCATCCGTACGCTGCTCGCCTCGCTGGCGACCGTGACCGCCGTCATCGGTGGCCTGGCCCTCGCGATGCCCGCCGGCGCCACCACCGCGGCCGCACCCTTCGCCGACCCCTCGAAGGCGCCGGGCGGCAACTTCGACCTGTCGGTGTGGCAACTCCAGGAACCGGTCGGCTCCCCCGGCAAGCCGACGACCATCCCCTCGTCCCGGCTTCAGGGCTCGAACGGATTCCAGGACGACTACTTCTACACCGACAAGCGCGACGGGGCGATGACGTTCTGGGCGCCGGAAAAGGGCGTCACCACACCGAACTCCAACTACGCCCGCTCCGAACTGCGCGAGATGAACCGCAACGGCGGCGCCGCGGACTGGTCGCTGAGCGGCTCCCACAAGCTGCAGGCGACGCTGCGCGTGGTGTCGGTGACGAAGAATGTCTGCGTCGGGCAGATCCACCTCGGCTCGGGCGGGTCCTCCACAAAGCCGCTGGTGGAGCTCTACTACCGCGCCAACGGCGACATCGTCCTCGGAACGGAGAACTCGCCCGAGGGCGGCCAGACGCTGCACAACGTGGGCCATGTGTCGGTCGGCAAGACCTGGAACTACACGATCGGCGTCTCCGGCGGCGACACGATCGACCTGACGGTCAACGGCAGCACGACGCACTACGACATCCCGTCGTCCTTCTTCCAGTACAAGCAGTACTTCAAGGCCGGCTCCTACAACCAGTCGTCCTCCGACAGCACCACGAACGGAGCGCGCGTCGGCTTCTACGGCCTGACCGTCTCCCACAGCTGA
- a CDS encoding phosphatase domain-containing protein, translating into MSDTPLPGSLRLPDGSWVRGRGLRHPRPDAPLPGFGLYLGSTRLRHRHDGGLEWERAWIEWPDFLLPRDRDLAVRQIRALHQRARAGTPVEVACGGGVGRTGTVIACLAIMAGVAPTDAVAWTRAHHHHRAVETPWQRRWVARFPVG; encoded by the coding sequence ATGAGTGACACACCACTGCCGGGTTCCCTTCGGCTGCCGGATGGCTCCTGGGTCCGTGGCCGGGGGCTGCGCCACCCGCGACCGGACGCGCCGCTGCCCGGCTTCGGTCTCTATCTGGGGTCCACCCGGCTGCGCCACCGGCATGACGGGGGGCTGGAGTGGGAGCGGGCGTGGATCGAGTGGCCCGATTTCCTGCTGCCGCGTGACCGTGACCTGGCCGTGCGGCAGATCCGCGCGCTGCACCAGCGGGCACGGGCGGGCACGCCCGTCGAAGTCGCCTGCGGAGGCGGCGTCGGGCGCACCGGGACCGTCATCGCCTGCCTGGCCATCATGGCGGGGGTGGCGCCCACGGACGCTGTCGCCTGGACGCGCGCGCACCATCATCACCGGGCCGTCGAGACCCCTTGGCAGCGGCGCTGGGTGGCTCGGTTTCCGGTCGGCTGA
- a CDS encoding VOC family protein: MTTPGNLPSPEQGLVLTHFLTVRDVVRSRRFYADIFGGEVVLEENPAIVRVANSWIIMNPGGGPTPDKPEVTLVPPEGGNTVSSFLNVRVADIAAFYADAVAKGAEFLTEPLDRKAELRCYLRDPDGYLIEVGQATGMLRGVFADR; this comes from the coding sequence ATGACGACTCCCGGCAACTTGCCCTCACCCGAGCAAGGGCTCGTTCTCACCCATTTCCTGACCGTGCGCGACGTCGTGAGATCGAGACGCTTCTACGCCGACATCTTCGGCGGCGAGGTCGTACTGGAGGAGAACCCGGCCATCGTGCGGGTGGCCAACAGCTGGATCATCATGAACCCCGGAGGCGGGCCCACCCCGGACAAGCCCGAGGTGACGCTTGTGCCGCCGGAGGGCGGTAACACCGTGTCCAGTTTCCTGAACGTCCGTGTCGCCGATATCGCCGCCTTCTACGCCGACGCCGTGGCCAAAGGAGCGGAGTTCCTCACGGAGCCCCTCGACCGCAAGGCCGAGCTGCGCTGCTATCTGCGCGACCCCGATGGCTACCTCATCGAGGTCGGCCAGGCCACCGGCATGCTCCGCGGGGTGTTCGCCGACCGTTGA
- a CDS encoding alpha/beta fold hydrolase, with amino-acid sequence MGIRTGKTNTFAALVAALVTVLVVSLSTSPGAWGESPGHGTATAQAPSPYPQAKPPPGFQSKYAEVNGFRMHYLRGGKGSPVVLIHGFPQSWVEWRDQMGPLAEHHTVIAVDLRGAGNSEVTKSGYQKAQMARDVHELLKRLKLNDGIQVVGHDVGLWVSYAYAAQWPSEVRRMAVMEAPIPDDSLYRFPALEANPRTPSMWHFGLFQLPLAEQLISGHERVFVRGFIGELLENKSAFTPADYDFYAHYLKEPGRTLAWMRMYRQLREDVQQNKKFLAEGKLRMPILAIGGQASFGGKIADQWRDYAVKVHGRVVKGSGHWVTEEKPREVTAMLQSFLRK; translated from the coding sequence ATGGGTATCCGAACAGGAAAGACCAATACGTTCGCCGCACTCGTCGCGGCGCTGGTGACTGTCCTGGTGGTCTCCCTCAGCACGAGTCCTGGAGCATGGGGCGAGAGCCCCGGCCATGGCACCGCGACGGCGCAAGCGCCGTCGCCTTACCCGCAGGCGAAACCGCCCCCCGGCTTTCAGTCCAAGTACGCGGAGGTAAACGGCTTCCGCATGCACTACCTGCGAGGCGGCAAAGGCTCACCGGTCGTGCTGATCCACGGGTTCCCTCAGTCGTGGGTCGAGTGGCGGGACCAGATGGGACCGCTCGCCGAGCACCACACCGTGATCGCCGTCGACCTCCGCGGCGCCGGCAACTCCGAAGTCACCAAGAGCGGCTACCAGAAGGCGCAGATGGCCCGGGACGTGCATGAGCTGCTGAAGCGGCTGAAGCTGAACGACGGCATCCAGGTCGTCGGGCACGACGTCGGCCTGTGGGTCAGCTACGCCTACGCGGCCCAGTGGCCGTCGGAGGTTCGCCGCATGGCCGTGATGGAGGCTCCCATCCCGGACGACAGCCTGTACCGCTTCCCGGCCCTGGAGGCCAACCCGAGGACCCCGTCGATGTGGCACTTCGGCCTGTTCCAGTTGCCTCTCGCCGAGCAGCTCATCTCCGGTCACGAGCGCGTCTTCGTCCGCGGCTTCATCGGGGAGCTTCTGGAGAACAAGTCCGCATTCACACCGGCTGACTACGACTTCTACGCCCATTACCTGAAGGAGCCGGGCCGCACGTTGGCCTGGATGCGCATGTACCGCCAGCTCCGCGAGGACGTCCAGCAGAACAAGAAGTTCCTGGCCGAAGGCAAACTGAGGATGCCCATTCTGGCGATCGGCGGCCAGGCATCGTTCGGTGGCAAGATCGCCGACCAATGGCGTGACTACGCCGTGAAAGTCCACGGCCGGGTCGTGAAGGGTTCGGGTCACTGGGTGACCGAGGAGAAGCCGCGCGAAGTGACGGCCATGCTGCAGTCCTTCCTGCGGAAGTAG